Proteins co-encoded in one Lynx canadensis isolate LIC74 chromosome C1, mLynCan4.pri.v2, whole genome shotgun sequence genomic window:
- the RER1 gene encoding protein RER1 isoform X2: MSEGDSVGDSVHGKPSVVYRFFTRLGQGWYIVTYALGIYHLNLFIAFLSPKVDPSLMEDSDDGPSLPTKQNEEFRPFIRRLPEFKFWHAATKGILVAMACTFFEAFNVPVFWPILVMYFIMLFCITMKRQIKHMIKYRYIPFTHGKRTYKGKEDAGKTFAS, translated from the exons ATGTCTGAAGGTGACAGCGTGGGAGATTCTGTCCATGGGAAACCTTCTGTGGTGTACAGATTCTTCACAAGACTCGGGCAG ggctggtacATCGTGACCTACGCCTTGGGGATCTACCACCTCAACCTTTTCATAGCTTTTCTTTCTCCGAAAGTGGATCCTTCCTTGATGGAAGACTCAG ATGACGGCCCCTCGTTACCAACCAAACAGAATGAGGAGTTCCGGCCCTTTATTCGAAGGCTTCCGGAGTTTAAGTTTTG GCACGCGGCGACCAAGGGCATCCTCGTGGCCATGGCCTGTACCTTCTTTGAGGCTTTCAATGTCCCGGTGTTCTGGCCCATCCTGGTGATGTACTTCATCATGCTTTTCTGTATCACCATGAAGAGGCAAATTAAG CACATGATAAAGTACCGGTACATCCCGTTCACGCACGGCAAGAGGACGTACAAGGGGAAGGAAGACGCGGGCAAGACGTTTGCCAGCTAG
- the RER1 gene encoding protein RER1 isoform X1 encodes MSEGDSVGDSVHGKPSVVYRFFTRLGQIYQSWLDKSTPYTAVRWVVTLGLSFVYMIRVYLLQGWYIVTYALGIYHLNLFIAFLSPKVDPSLMEDSDDGPSLPTKQNEEFRPFIRRLPEFKFWHAATKGILVAMACTFFEAFNVPVFWPILVMYFIMLFCITMKRQIKHMIKYRYIPFTHGKRTYKGKEDAGKTFAS; translated from the exons ATGTCTGAAGGTGACAGCGTGGGAGATTCTGTCCATGGGAAACCTTCTGTGGTGTACAGATTCTTCACAAGACTCGGGCAG ATCTATCAGTCCTGGCTAGACAAGTCCACGCCTTACACGGCCGTGCGATGGGTGGTGACGCTGGGCCTGAGCTTCGTGTACATGATTCGAGTCTACCTGCTGCAG ggctggtacATCGTGACCTACGCCTTGGGGATCTACCACCTCAACCTTTTCATAGCTTTTCTTTCTCCGAAAGTGGATCCTTCCTTGATGGAAGACTCAG ATGACGGCCCCTCGTTACCAACCAAACAGAATGAGGAGTTCCGGCCCTTTATTCGAAGGCTTCCGGAGTTTAAGTTTTG GCACGCGGCGACCAAGGGCATCCTCGTGGCCATGGCCTGTACCTTCTTTGAGGCTTTCAATGTCCCGGTGTTCTGGCCCATCCTGGTGATGTACTTCATCATGCTTTTCTGTATCACCATGAAGAGGCAAATTAAG CACATGATAAAGTACCGGTACATCCCGTTCACGCACGGCAAGAGGACGTACAAGGGGAAGGAAGACGCGGGCAAGACGTTTGCCAGCTAG